GACAATATCAAACAAGGCGTTGAAATTTTCGATCAGCTTGGCATCGGTAAAGGATTTGCGGCCGATGGTGATATGCAAGTTGCCGGTATCATCGTTTTTGAAACTTAATTTGCCTTTCTTGAATTCGGCGATCGCTTTGATCGGATCCGGAGTAACCGTGTCGTTCTTCGGCGAAGGCATTAAGCCGCGCGTGCCGAGAATTTTAGCGATCACGCCCAATTTTCTCATCACTGACGGTTCGTCAATGGCCC
Above is a window of Patescibacteria group bacterium DNA encoding:
- a CDS encoding 50S ribosomal protein L1, which produces AIDEPSVMRKLGVIAKILGTRGLMPSPKNDTVTPDPIKAIAEFKKGKLSFKNDDTGNLHITIGRKSFTDAKLIENFNALFDIVKKAKPSSSKGIFIKNATVCTSMGPGVKIQIA